GGGGAGCCGGGGGGGATGGCTTCCCAGGGACCGGATGTCGCTCGACCGCGGGGGGATGCGGTGTGCATTTCCGATGCGACGTCAGGTTGAACGATTCTCCAGCGCGCTGGTCACGGTCTCTCCTGCCACGGTCTGTCGGAGGAAGCCTTGACGGCATGCGGTACGCAGCCGGCGTGCGTGGGCGCGGCCTACCGCGCCCGCCCCTCGCCTCTTCGGGACAACCTCCCGGCCCATGCGCCCGGAGGTCCGCGGCTGTCGAACGCACCCCGGGGCAGTCGTGCTCTCCTGGGCCGTCCCTTCCGGATCTTGCTCCCCCAGCACCGCTGGGAGGTACCCCCGGACCCGCGCCGCCCGGCACCACACCTCTCCCCCGGCTACCGCTGGGAGGTGCCCCCACCGTTGTCGGGGCGCCGGAGTACGTCCAGTACACCGGCGCCCCTCCGCCTTGCGATGCACGGCGCCGGACGACGCGGGCTTGACCGGCAAGATCCGAAAGAGACGGCTATGCACTGTCCGGCGGATCATGCGGCTGTCGGATTGCTGGCTCGTTGATCCCGGCATGGGGCGGGGTGATCTGACGAATGCCGAGTTGGACCGGTTGGAGCCGTACTTGCCAGCGTCGGGGCAGCGTGGCGGCCGGTGGAGCGATCACCGCAGGGTGATCAACGGGATCCTGTTCCGGGTGCGAACGGGTCCCGGGGCGGTCTGACCTGCAAGATCCACCTCGCCGGTGAGGGTGGATGCGGGCCCATGGCCTTCCTGGTCACGCCCTAGCCAGTGGGGCGACGCGCCGCAGATGATCGAGGGCCTCGAACGCATCGCCGTTCCCCGACCGCAAGGCGGACGGCCGCGCACCCGGCCGGACCACATCGGCGGCGACAAGGCATACAGCTCGCGCCGCAACCGCCGCTACCTGCGAAGACGCCAGATCAAGCACACCATCTGCGAACCAAAGGACCAGCGGGCCAACCGCACAAGACGCGAAAGCAAGGGCGGCCGACCCACCGGCTTCGACCTCGAGATCTACGACCGCCGCAACGAGGTCGAGCGCACGATCAACCGGCTCAAGAGCTCCCGGGCCGTCGCCACCCGCTACGACAAGAGGGCCTACGTCTTCCATGGCACTGTCGCCGTCGCCGTCGCCGCGATCCGGCTCTGGCTCCGCCCGTGAGATACGCCCAGCACCTGGTCACACCCAGGACTCCTTCGCCGCCAGCAGCGTCGTCCCATACAGTGCGGAAGCTATGACGGCACTTTCATCCTTCACCTTCGTGCGCCACATCGACGGGCTCCGCTACCACTTCGAACGCGACGGCGAGCGCAACGGCCGCCCCGCCTACCGCCGAACGGACGGGAACGTGTGGTGTGTCTGGTCGCCGACCGACGGCTGGCACTGCGAGATCGCTGACGGCCTCGTCACCGCCCATCCCCTCGACAGCCACGTCGACGAACCCGAACCCCCCGCCACCGTCTGGCGCAGCTTCAAAAACGACCGCTCCTACCTCTACGACCTCCGGACCCTCGACCCCGAAGCATGATCCGCCGGACAGCGCCTAGTTGTATTGACCCGCAGGGTTGTTGACGCGGGTGATGGGTGGGTGTCCGCCGAGTGCGGTGTGGCAGCGGTGGTGGTTGTAGGTGTGGAGGAAGTCTGCCAGGGCCGCTGTCCGCTCGTCGTTTGACCGGTAGGGCCGCTGGTAGGCCCACTCGTCCAGGAGCGTGCGGTTGAAGCGTTCGACCTTGCCGTTGGTCTGGGGCCGGTAGGGCCTGATCTTCTTGTGGGCGATGCCGGCCGCGGTCAGGGTCTGGGTGAAGAGTTTCGACTTGTAGCAGGCGCCGTTGTCGGTCAGGACGCGTTCGACGGTGATGCCGTGGTCCTGGAAGAACGTGTGAGCCCGGGTCCAGAAGGCGATGGCGGTGTGTTGGCGTTCGTCGGTGAGGACCTCGCTGTAGGCAAGGCGGGAGTGGTCGTCGACGGCGGAGTGGACGTAGCTGTAGCCGATCACTGGCGTACTGTTTTTGCGCTGGGTGGTGGTGGCCTGACGGTTGTGGTCGCCGTCAGTTCGGCCCACTGCCCGCCAGCCGCCGCCGTGGGGGATGTTGCCGAGCTTCTTGATGTCGACATGGACCAGCTCGCCGGGCCGGGCACGCTCGTATCGCCTGATCGGCTCTCCGGTGGGCCGGTCCAGCCAGGCCAGGCGGTGCAGGCTGTGCCGGACCAGGATCCGGTGGACGGTCGAGGCGGGCAGGCCGAGGATCGGGCCGATTCGTGCGGGGCCGAGTTTGCGGCTTCGTCGCAGGTCACAGACTTGGGCCTCGGTCGAGGGCGGCGTCCTGTGGGGGGTCGAGCGGGGGCGGCTGGAGCGATCGTGAAGCCCGGCGTTGCCTTCCGTTCGCCAGCGGCGGACCCATTTGTGGGCGGTGGCCCGCGATATGCCCATCTCGGCCGCCACATGGGCGACCGGACGCCCGGCGAGGACACGTTCGACCAGTAGCCGCCTACCGAAGACAGTCAACCGGGCATTACGGTGGGACACGAAGGCCTCCGTGCGGTGAGTTCCTAGACAGCTCCCACCTCACCGGAGGTCTTCGTCATGTTCAAGACCAGCCGAATGTCAACAACGCTCGTGATCAATACACCTAGCGCGTGTCTCTTTGGACGGTAAGTCAGTTGATCGGATATGTCTGTCCGATTAGTGATCACTGATGCGATGTGGGACCGGATCGAGCCGCTGATGCCGGCCGATCCAGTCCGTGGCCGGCGGTGGGCCGACCACCGCCGAACACTCGAGGCCATCGCGTGGAAGTACCGCACCAACTCGCCCTGGCGGGATCTCCCCGGCGAGCTCGGCCCGTTCCAGACAGCCCACAAACGGCTGATCAGGTGGGCCGTCGACGGCACTTGGGAGATGATCCTCGTCGCCGTCCTGGCGGCGGCGGACGCCGACGACGACATCGACTGGACGGTGTCGGTGGACTCCACGGTCGTCCGCGCCCACCAGCACGCCGCCGGGGCACGTAAAAGGGGGCGGCTCGCTCCGGTGAGCCCGCCGATCACGCTCTCGGACGCTCCCGTGGCGGGCTGAGCACGAAGGTCCACCTGGCCGCGGACGGTGGGGCACGGCCTCTGGCTTTCACCATCACCGCAGGTCAGGCTGGTGACGCACCCGCCTTCAAGACCGTGATGTCCCGCATCCGCGTGCCCCGCACCGGCCCTGGAAGGCCACGAACCCGGCCTCTCGCTGTGCTGGCCGACCGGGCGTACTCCTCCCGCGCCATCCGCAGTCACCTCCGGCGCCGGGGAATCCGGGCGGTGATCCCGCAACCTTCCGACCAGATCGGCCACCGCCTGCGGCGGGGCCGACAAGGCGGCCGCCCACCGGGCTTCGACCGTGAGGTCTACAAGCAGCGGAACACCGTCGAGCGGTGCATCAACCGGCTCAAGCAGTGGCGCGGCCTGGCCACACGAACCGACAAACTCGCCATCGCCTACCAGGCCGCACTCCACCTCGCCGGCATCCTCATCTGGACCCGACGCTGACCAAAGAGACAGAACCTAGTGCTGTGACCGGGAAGGTTCGCCGGGTTGCTGGTTGTGCTGGTTGGAAATGAATTCTCCGACCAGCATGGGGAGGCGGGATGGCGCAACCGGTCCGGTTTCGCAGGCTGACCGAGCAGGAGGGGCAGAAACTGCAGCACATCGTCTGGCGGGGCAGTACCAGTTCTGTGCGGTTTCGGCGGGCGATGATGCTGCTCGCTTCGGCCGGTGGCAGCAGGGTCCCGGTGATCGCACGGCTGGTCCAGGCGGACGAGGACACTGTCCGCGATGTGATCCACCGCTTCAACGAGATCGGGCTTGCATGCCTGAACCCTCAGTGGGCGGGAGGCCGTCCCCGCCTACTCAGTCCTGACGACGAGGACTTCGTCGTCCAGACGGCCAGTGCCCGACCGGCCCAGCTCGGCAAGCCCTTCACCCGCTGGTCGATCCGCAAGCTTGTCGATCACCTGCGGCGCAACATGGCCAGGCCTGTCCGGATCGGCCGAGAGGCACTTCGATGCTTACTTGCCCGCCGGGGGATCACCTTCCAGCGCACGAAGACCTGGAAGGAGTCCCCGGACCTGGACTTCGACGCCAAGCTGGACCGGATCGAGTACGCGATCAACCAGCGGCCGGACCGCACGTTCGCGTTCGACGAGTTCGGCCCGCTCGGCATCCGCCCCACCGCTGGCTCCTGCTGGGCAGATCGGGGCCGGCCCGACCGCCTTCCGGCGACCTACCGCCGCACCCACGGAATCACCTACTTCCACGGCTGCTACTCCGTCGGCGACGACAAGCTCTGGGGCGTCAACCACAGACGCAAGGGCATCGACCACACCTGGGCGGCCCTGAGAACGATCCGGGCCGCACGCCCGGACGGCGGACCGATCTACGTGATCCTCGACAACCTCTCCGCCCACCTGAACTGGAGAATCCGCAGGTGGGCGGCCCGGCACAAGGTCGAGCTGTGCTTCACCCCGACCTACGCGTCCTGGGCCAGCCCCATCGAGGCCCACTTCGGACCCCTGCGGCAGTTCACCCTGGCCAACTCCAACCATCCAAATCACACGGTCCAGACCAGGGCCCTGCACGCCTACCTGCGCTGGCGTAACCAGAACGCCCGCCACCCCGACGTCCTCGCCGCACGACGACGCGAACGCGCCCGCATCCGCAGCGAGAAAGGCATCCGCTGGGGCGGCAGACCACTACCCGCCGCGGCCTGACCACCCGACCCGGCAAACCTTCCCGGTCACAGCACTAGGCGCCGGGCCTGGATGCGACGGGTCCCGATGCGGCGCAGAATGGACGAGGGCGTTGCACATGGGCGGGAATCGCCGGTGGGCGCCCTGTTGGAGCTCAGGTCGTGCCGCCCGTCGCAGCCTCGGTCGACCCGTGACGTCGGCCGCTGCGACCGCATCCAGGCGGGGAACCCCCTACGCACGGGCGACCCCACGACGCCCGACGCGCGCGCCCACCCGACGAAATGGGGCAATGATGAGGAAATCCCTGGTGGTCACGCTGGCGACTTCTGCAGTGGCGGTTCTGCTGGCGGGTCCCGTCACCCCCGCGTCCGCTTCCGCGTCCTGCTTCGGCACCAGCGGGAACACCTCGATCCTGTTCTACCGGACCGGTAGCGGCTCCGCCGTCACCGGAACCCTCTCCGCCGGCCACTGGGAGTCCAACGGGGAGTTCCACCTGCCGCGCGGCTACACGCACGCGGCGGCGAGCCACGATTCGCTGCTGCTGTACAACAAGATCACCGGGGCTGGGGAGGTCGGCACCTTCACCGACGGCGAGTACGCGCGCACCCGCACCTTTGGCAACTTCCCGACGGGTTGGACCCAGGTCGAGGCCTCCGGCGACTCGGTGCTCTTCTACAACGGCCAGACCGGCCACGGCATCACCGGCACCCTGCGGAACGGCAAGTACCAACAGGTGCGCACGTACGACGACTTCAAGAAGGGCTGGGTGACCATGGCCGGCTCGTGCGACACGCTGACCGCCGCGGCCCGGCCAGGGGCGGCCACCTTCTCGTGGGACAAGAGCGAGTACGGAACCCTGGAAGGCGGCGTCTACGGGCGCAGGGGCAGCTTGGTGGGGGAGGACCACCTGGGCCAGCTGACCGCCAC
This Streptomyces sp. NBC_00539 DNA region includes the following protein-coding sequences:
- a CDS encoding IS481 family transposase, which gives rise to MSHRNARLTVFGRRLLVERVLAGRPVAHVAAEMGISRATAHKWVRRWRTEGNAGLHDRSSRPRSTPHRTPPSTEAQVCDLRRSRKLGPARIGPILGLPASTVHRILVRHSLHRLAWLDRPTGEPIRRYERARPGELVHVDIKKLGNIPHGGGWRAVGRTDGDHNRQATTTQRKNSTPVIGYSYVHSAVDDHSRLAYSEVLTDERQHTAIAFWTRAHTFFQDHGITVERVLTDNGACYKSKLFTQTLTAAGIAHKKIRPYRPQTNGKVERFNRTLLDEWAYQRPYRSNDERTAALADFLHTYNHHRCHTALGGHPPITRVNNPAGQYN
- a CDS encoding IS5 family transposase (programmed frameshift) — protein: MSVRLVITDAMWDRIEPLMPADPVRGRRWADHRRTLEAIAWKYRTNSPWRDLPGELGPFQTAHKRLIRWAVDGTWEMILVAVLAAADADDDIDWTVSVDSTVVRAHQHAAGARKRGRLAPGEPADHALGRSRGGLSTKVHLAADGGARPLAFTITAGQAGDAPAFKTVMSRIRVPRTGPGRPRTRPLAVLADRAYSSRAIRSHLRRRGIRAVIPQPSDQIGHRLRRGRQGGRPPGFDREVYKQRNTVERCINRLKQWRGLATRTDKLAIAYQAALHLAGILIWTRR
- a CDS encoding IS630 family transposase is translated as MAQPVRFRRLTEQEGQKLQHIVWRGSTSSVRFRRAMMLLASAGGSRVPVIARLVQADEDTVRDVIHRFNEIGLACLNPQWAGGRPRLLSPDDEDFVVQTASARPAQLGKPFTRWSIRKLVDHLRRNMARPVRIGREALRCLLARRGITFQRTKTWKESPDLDFDAKLDRIEYAINQRPDRTFAFDEFGPLGIRPTAGSCWADRGRPDRLPATYRRTHGITYFHGCYSVGDDKLWGVNHRRKGIDHTWAALRTIRAARPDGGPIYVILDNLSAHLNWRIRRWAARHKVELCFTPTYASWASPIEAHFGPLRQFTLANSNHPNHTVQTRALHAYLRWRNQNARHPDVLAARRRERARIRSEKGIRWGGRPLPAAA